A stretch of Prunus dulcis chromosome 6, ALMONDv2, whole genome shotgun sequence DNA encodes these proteins:
- the LOC117630673 gene encoding tropinone reductase homolog At5g06060-like isoform X2: MVSSRNDCSCHWWNQRNCRYAIVEELAGLGATIHTCSRNEVQLNDCLSQWKMKGFDQVTGSVCDVVSKAQREKLINKVSSLFHGKLNILINNVGTTDLKPAIESTTEDYSFIMSTNLESAYHFSQLAHPLLKASGAGNIIFLSSVAGVVSVGEGGSIYAATKGAINQLAKNLACEWAKDNIRTNSVAPWFIRTPLVESLLSNQNFLEAVNSRCPLGRTGEPKEVSALVAFLCFPAASYITGQTICVDGGFTVNGLLFQGP, translated from the exons ATGGTCTCTTCACGGAATGACTGCTCTTGTCACTGGTGGAACCAAAGGAATTG taGGTACGCTATTGTGGAGGAATTGGCGGGGCTAGGTGCAACTATACATACTTGTTCTCGTAATGAAGTTCAGCTTAACGACTGCTTGAGCCAATGGAAAATGAAGGGTTTTGATCAAGTCACTGGTTCGGTATGTGATGTGGTCTCAAAAGCTCAACGAGAGAAGCTTATAAACAAGGTCTCATCACTATTTCACGGCAAACTTAACATCCTT ATAAACAACGTGGGAACTACCGACCTAAAACCAGCAATCGAGAGCACAACTGAAGATTACTCATTTATTATGAGTACCAATCTTGAATCTGCTTACCATTTTTCCCAACTTGCGCATCCTCTTTTGAAAGCTTCAGGAGCTGgtaacattatttttttgtcttctgTTGCTGGCGTTGTATCAGTTGGGGAGGGTGGAAGTATATATGCTGCCACAAAAG GAGCAATTAACCAGTTGGCAAAAAACTTAGCATGTGAGTGGGCAAAAGACAACATAAGGACCAACAGTGTTGCACCTTGGTTCATCCGAACTCCCCTCGTTGAGTCT CTTCTGAGTAACCAAAATTTTTTGGAGGCTGTCAACTCTCGATGCCCTTTAGGACGGACTGGAGAGCCAAAAGAGGTGTCCGCCTTGGTGGCATTTCTATGCTTCCCTGCAGCGTCTTACATAACTGGCCAAACTATCTGCGTTGATGGAGGGTTCACTGTCAATGGCCTCCTCTTC
- the LOC117630673 gene encoding tropinone reductase homolog At5g06060-like isoform X1 — MAQANSNCKDSRWSLHGMTALVTGGTKGIGYAIVEELAGLGATIHTCSRNEVQLNDCLSQWKMKGFDQVTGSVCDVVSKAQREKLINKVSSLFHGKLNILINNVGTTDLKPAIESTTEDYSFIMSTNLESAYHFSQLAHPLLKASGAGNIIFLSSVAGVVSVGEGGSIYAATKGAINQLAKNLACEWAKDNIRTNSVAPWFIRTPLVESLLSNQNFLEAVNSRCPLGRTGEPKEVSALVAFLCFPAASYITGQTICVDGGFTVNGLLFQGP; from the exons ATGGCGCAGGCAAATAGCAATTGCAAAGATAGTAGATGGTCTCTTCACGGAATGACTGCTCTTGTCACTGGTGGAACCAAAGGAATTGG GTACGCTATTGTGGAGGAATTGGCGGGGCTAGGTGCAACTATACATACTTGTTCTCGTAATGAAGTTCAGCTTAACGACTGCTTGAGCCAATGGAAAATGAAGGGTTTTGATCAAGTCACTGGTTCGGTATGTGATGTGGTCTCAAAAGCTCAACGAGAGAAGCTTATAAACAAGGTCTCATCACTATTTCACGGCAAACTTAACATCCTT ATAAACAACGTGGGAACTACCGACCTAAAACCAGCAATCGAGAGCACAACTGAAGATTACTCATTTATTATGAGTACCAATCTTGAATCTGCTTACCATTTTTCCCAACTTGCGCATCCTCTTTTGAAAGCTTCAGGAGCTGgtaacattatttttttgtcttctgTTGCTGGCGTTGTATCAGTTGGGGAGGGTGGAAGTATATATGCTGCCACAAAAG GAGCAATTAACCAGTTGGCAAAAAACTTAGCATGTGAGTGGGCAAAAGACAACATAAGGACCAACAGTGTTGCACCTTGGTTCATCCGAACTCCCCTCGTTGAGTCT CTTCTGAGTAACCAAAATTTTTTGGAGGCTGTCAACTCTCGATGCCCTTTAGGACGGACTGGAGAGCCAAAAGAGGTGTCCGCCTTGGTGGCATTTCTATGCTTCCCTGCAGCGTCTTACATAACTGGCCAAACTATCTGCGTTGATGGAGGGTTCACTGTCAATGGCCTCCTCTTC